The proteins below come from a single Chitinophaga pinensis DSM 2588 genomic window:
- a CDS encoding OmpA family protein produces MNRKHYTLPALLSALLVTGLFNTANGQYVIKEANSEATLYNYAAAIPLYQKAYKKKETVTAARGLATSYRLLKDYPAAATWYGKLVAMPEHTAEDELYYAAILMNNEQYSTAKEVLNGYLSKTPGDILAKSMQAGCDSASAWTAVPVRGDLENLKGLNSEWSDWSTAFNNGKVIFASDRPYDSLRRDMLFNTSNIKKKYCGYTGNSYLHLYESNGLDSGTTRLLVRDVNGDYHSADASYTANGETFYYAVTELARKKGSLLGKENPYTLNIEIRGQQRDTASGGWKQLPVFPFNEIFNHSIGDPYIAPDGKTLYFVADYGDKGNGGTDIYYSTLDINGQWQTPVNMGPEINSAGNERSPMFDNNGVFYFSTDGRPGLGGLDIFRAVKEKSTWAVRNMGLPVNSAQDDFAPAYNGTNTMYFSSNRKGGKGSDDLYRFTPAKILIFSLEGKAIDKKTNQPLGDAEVTLANKGTGKVLKAFTDNEGNFHFALDSLTAYALDGQKPLFRPELGVAVTTNGLTESAVLHRDLYLEKIEVETVVNKPKEPVPAKGIGAPRKIELGNKFNPQNIYFDLGKADIRPDVAKELDKLIALMKENANWKVDMSFHTDSRSDDNYNMKLSQRRATSTLNYFLSKGIDKKRLTAKGYGETKLINRCANGVNCTEEEHKANRRAEFTVLEH; encoded by the coding sequence ATGAATAGAAAACATTATACCCTTCCTGCATTGTTAAGTGCCTTGCTGGTAACGGGATTGTTTAATACCGCCAATGGACAGTACGTTATAAAAGAAGCCAATAGTGAGGCTACCCTATACAATTACGCAGCAGCTATTCCATTATACCAGAAAGCATATAAGAAGAAAGAAACAGTAACAGCGGCGCGCGGACTGGCCACCAGTTACCGTCTGCTGAAAGATTATCCTGCAGCAGCTACCTGGTATGGAAAACTGGTAGCGATGCCGGAACATACTGCCGAGGATGAACTGTATTACGCAGCAATCCTCATGAATAATGAACAATATAGTACTGCAAAAGAGGTGCTGAATGGTTACCTGTCTAAGACGCCTGGCGATATACTCGCTAAAAGTATGCAGGCGGGTTGTGACAGCGCTTCCGCATGGACGGCAGTTCCGGTAAGGGGAGACCTGGAAAACCTGAAAGGACTCAACAGTGAATGGTCTGACTGGAGTACGGCTTTCAATAACGGAAAAGTCATCTTTGCTTCGGATCGTCCTTACGATTCCCTGCGCCGCGATATGTTGTTCAATACCAGCAATATCAAAAAGAAATACTGTGGTTATACCGGCAATAGTTACCTGCACCTTTATGAGAGCAATGGTCTGGACAGCGGCACGACCAGACTGCTGGTACGTGACGTGAATGGTGATTACCATAGCGCGGATGCAAGTTATACGGCGAACGGAGAAACCTTCTATTATGCAGTAACGGAACTGGCCAGAAAGAAAGGCTCGTTGCTGGGTAAGGAAAATCCTTATACCCTCAACATCGAGATCAGGGGACAGCAACGCGATACGGCAAGTGGTGGCTGGAAACAACTGCCGGTTTTCCCTTTCAATGAAATATTCAATCATTCCATCGGTGATCCTTACATAGCTCCTGATGGTAAAACCCTCTACTTTGTTGCTGATTATGGCGATAAAGGAAATGGTGGCACTGATATCTATTACAGCACCCTGGACATAAATGGTCAGTGGCAGACGCCGGTGAACATGGGTCCGGAGATTAATAGTGCAGGCAATGAACGTTCTCCGATGTTTGATAACAACGGGGTGTTCTATTTCTCTACAGACGGACGTCCTGGTCTTGGTGGATTAGACATCTTCCGTGCGGTAAAAGAAAAAAGCACCTGGGCAGTCCGTAATATGGGCCTGCCGGTAAACAGTGCACAGGATGATTTTGCGCCTGCCTATAATGGTACCAATACGATGTATTTTTCTTCCAACAGAAAAGGTGGAAAGGGTAGTGACGACCTCTATCGTTTTACACCTGCGAAGATCCTGATCTTCTCCCTGGAAGGTAAAGCCATCGACAAAAAGACCAATCAGCCACTCGGAGATGCGGAAGTGACCCTGGCGAATAAGGGCACCGGAAAAGTGTTAAAAGCATTTACTGATAACGAAGGTAATTTTCATTTTGCATTGGATAGTTTAACAGCCTATGCGCTGGATGGCCAGAAGCCACTGTTTAGACCAGAATTGGGGGTTGCGGTGACTACAAACGGGTTGACAGAATCCGCAGTTTTACACCGTGACCTTTATCTGGAAAAAATCGAAGTAGAAACTGTGGTGAATAAACCGAAAGAGCCGGTTCCGGCGAAGGGAATTGGTGCACCGCGTAAGATTGAGCTGGGTAACAAGTTCAATCCACAGAACATCTATTTCGATCTGGGTAAGGCAGATATCCGTCCTGACGTAGCGAAAGAACTGGATAAACTGATCGCCCTGATGAAGGAAAATGCCAACTGGAAGGTAGATATGTCATTCCATACAGACAGCCGCTCGGATGATAACTATAACATGAAACTCTCCCAGCGTCGTGCGACTTCAACATTGAATTATTTCCTTTCCAAAGGAATTGATAAAAAACGTCTGACTGCTAAAGGTTATGGCGAGACCAAACTGATTAACCGTTGTGCGAATGGTGTGAATTGTACGGAGGAAGAACACAAGGCAAACAGAAGAGCGGAATTCACCGTTCTGGAACACTAA
- a CDS encoding DUF1801 domain-containing protein — MAEQKTKPTAQSVDAFLENVEDEKVKADCFELVRIMEKVTGYKAKMWGPAIVGFGQYHYKYDSGHEGDACLVGFSPRKLQLSLYVMPGFADNSTLLDKLGKHKAAKGCLYIKKLSDIDQSVLEQLIRQSVDYLRNKYPERP; from the coding sequence ATGGCAGAACAGAAAACAAAACCAACTGCACAATCTGTGGATGCTTTCCTGGAAAATGTTGAGGATGAAAAAGTAAAGGCGGACTGCTTCGAACTGGTGCGTATCATGGAGAAAGTAACCGGGTATAAGGCGAAGATGTGGGGCCCGGCGATCGTCGGGTTCGGACAGTATCATTATAAATATGACAGCGGGCATGAAGGGGATGCCTGTCTGGTAGGTTTTTCTCCCCGTAAGCTGCAGCTCAGTTTATATGTCATGCCGGGTTTTGCGGACAATTCCACATTGCTGGATAAGTTGGGGAAGCATAAAGCCGCCAAGGGTTGTCTGTATATTAAAAAGCTGTCTGACATAGACCAGTCCGTGTTGGAACAGTTGATCAGGCAGTCGGTCGACTATCTCAGGAACAAATATCCGGAGCGACCATGA
- a CDS encoding glycoside hydrolase family 9 protein, with translation MRSFSTLVLFIALLFPGISKAQSTKIVTNHIGYEFSKSKRAVLLAETKVSVGNVDLIDASSGRKVYSAKAVYSGPVDQWKHWQFWTIDFSGYTTAGTYFLSASVAGQSVRSYPFTIGKNVLEQATISDVVYYFKGQRCTGLFDQADRHLHLAGMPSDTIDAHGGWYDATGDYGKHLSHLSFSSYFNPQQVSLTVWSLLKTYEQLKSKPGTDYRQYIRRVLDEAMFGADYLVRLKAPNASFYRSVSAPGPGKLAKDRTIRPEDKGYRIKQSKDQSFGSGSGTSSEMNNWRSYQSSYRSGAGLSIAALAIASTYDTSGEYSNKDYLKTAEDAFAFLEKENPQMTNDGKENIVDDYCALSAATELYKATHKDIYLQAAIKRAKQLKDRLISSGKYQHYFRADDKDRPFFHPSDAGLPVVSLLNFYPLAPAALQTEIKATVRQYMQYELAITKEVNNPFGYSRQYTEDTAGIRKATFFFPHGSEASPWWQGENARLGSQATAARMTAHLFKADKPFHDSLENFALDQLNWILGLNPFDACMLQGAGHNNPAYGFFGTFEYTNAPGGIVNGITSGLENDNDIDFNLSYAVTKKDYDWRWAEQWLPHAAWYLLAVAINE, from the coding sequence ATGAGATCTTTTAGTACCCTGGTGCTCTTCATTGCACTATTATTCCCGGGCATATCCAAAGCCCAGTCTACCAAAATCGTTACAAACCACATCGGTTATGAATTCAGTAAATCCAAACGCGCTGTACTGCTGGCGGAAACTAAGGTCAGCGTTGGCAACGTAGACCTCATCGACGCCTCCAGCGGACGAAAAGTCTACTCCGCAAAAGCCGTATACAGTGGTCCGGTAGACCAGTGGAAACACTGGCAGTTCTGGACAATTGACTTCAGCGGCTACACTACCGCCGGTACTTATTTTCTCAGTGCCAGCGTGGCCGGTCAGTCCGTACGCTCCTACCCTTTTACCATCGGAAAGAACGTACTGGAACAGGCGACCATCTCCGATGTCGTCTATTATTTCAAAGGACAGCGTTGTACCGGCCTTTTCGACCAGGCGGACCGTCACCTACACCTGGCCGGAATGCCGTCTGACACCATCGACGCACATGGTGGCTGGTACGATGCAACGGGCGATTATGGTAAACACCTGTCGCACCTCTCCTTTTCATCTTATTTCAATCCGCAACAGGTGTCACTCACCGTCTGGAGTCTGCTGAAGACATACGAGCAACTGAAAAGTAAACCGGGTACGGACTATCGTCAGTATATCAGACGCGTACTCGATGAAGCCATGTTCGGCGCCGATTATCTCGTCAGACTGAAAGCGCCCAATGCTTCTTTCTATCGCTCCGTTTCTGCACCTGGTCCGGGTAAACTGGCCAAAGACCGCACAATCCGTCCGGAGGACAAAGGCTATCGTATCAAACAGTCAAAAGACCAGTCCTTCGGTAGTGGCAGCGGGACCTCCAGCGAAATGAACAACTGGCGAAGCTACCAGTCCAGCTACCGTTCAGGCGCGGGCCTATCCATCGCTGCATTAGCGATTGCTTCTACTTATGATACTTCCGGAGAGTACAGCAATAAAGACTACCTGAAAACAGCAGAAGACGCCTTCGCCTTCCTGGAAAAGGAAAATCCACAGATGACGAATGACGGAAAAGAAAATATCGTAGATGATTATTGCGCACTCAGCGCCGCCACTGAACTCTACAAAGCAACACACAAAGACATTTATCTGCAGGCAGCCATCAAACGCGCCAAACAGTTAAAAGACCGCCTCATCAGCAGTGGTAAATACCAGCACTATTTCCGGGCAGATGACAAAGACAGACCTTTCTTTCATCCTTCTGATGCAGGCTTGCCGGTCGTTAGTCTGCTGAACTTCTATCCACTGGCGCCGGCTGCATTGCAAACGGAAATCAAGGCGACAGTCAGACAATACATGCAATATGAACTCGCTATCACTAAAGAAGTGAACAATCCCTTCGGTTATAGTCGTCAGTATACTGAAGACACTGCCGGTATCAGGAAAGCGACCTTCTTCTTCCCACACGGTAGTGAAGCATCTCCATGGTGGCAGGGAGAGAACGCCAGACTGGGTTCACAGGCAACCGCAGCAAGAATGACGGCACACTTGTTTAAAGCAGATAAACCTTTTCACGACAGCCTTGAAAATTTTGCGCTCGATCAGCTGAACTGGATACTGGGACTCAATCCTTTTGATGCCTGTATGTTACAGGGCGCCGGACATAACAATCCGGCATACGGCTTCTTCGGCACCTTTGAATACACCAATGCACCTGGTGGCATTGTGAATGGAATTACCTCCGGTCTGGAGAATGACAACGATATTGACTTTAATCTCTCTTATGCCGTTACAAAGAAAGACTATGACTGGCGCTGGGCAGAACAATGGCTGCCACACGCCGCATGGTACCTGCTGGCGGTAGCGATCAATGAATAA
- a CDS encoding TlpA disulfide reductase family protein: MKKTFLLFAALIPMLAKSQSKNTFTITGKIGNLDPNARVYLDWTDVLNDGGKEDSVDVVNGTFKFTGELSGVATCRMALAHHGDGKMKAVYAGDAIYFNFGPENFTITSKDSLANAVFKGSKVHDQEDAYNKKIGGQIMAITKNANYEFNAGTPEQRADSNFLKEVDMRFRKRVGDRNAAQLQFAKDNPNSVFGLIALSEYTNMSKNMEVVTPVYNALNAKLRNSKKGLELDKRIKSVKLTTPGAEAPNFTMKDTNGNPVSLKDLRGKTVLLEFWASWCSPCRAENPNLKAQYAMYKEKGFEILGVSLDSDKKKWEEAIAKDGIPWIHVSDLKGWGNEVGILYGVTGVPAGFLISPEGKIIGNDLRGESLNKKLAELLNK, from the coding sequence ATGAAAAAAACTTTTTTGCTCTTTGCGGCCCTGATACCAATGCTGGCAAAGTCTCAATCTAAAAATACTTTTACTATTACCGGTAAGATCGGTAATCTGGACCCTAATGCACGGGTATATCTGGACTGGACCGATGTGCTTAATGACGGTGGAAAGGAAGATTCTGTGGATGTTGTCAACGGGACTTTTAAATTTACCGGAGAACTGTCGGGGGTGGCTACCTGCCGCATGGCATTGGCGCATCATGGAGATGGAAAGATGAAGGCGGTGTATGCCGGAGATGCGATCTATTTCAATTTCGGACCTGAGAACTTCACGATCACTTCTAAAGATTCCCTGGCAAATGCAGTGTTCAAAGGTTCTAAAGTCCATGATCAGGAAGACGCTTATAATAAAAAAATAGGTGGGCAGATTATGGCGATCACCAAAAATGCCAACTATGAGTTTAATGCAGGTACACCTGAGCAGCGCGCTGATTCTAATTTCCTGAAAGAAGTAGACATGCGTTTCCGCAAACGTGTGGGAGACAGGAATGCTGCACAGCTGCAATTTGCAAAGGATAATCCTAATTCTGTATTCGGCCTGATCGCGCTGTCCGAGTATACGAATATGTCGAAGAATATGGAGGTTGTAACGCCGGTTTATAATGCATTGAATGCAAAACTGCGTAATTCCAAGAAAGGGCTGGAACTTGATAAGCGTATCAAATCAGTGAAGCTGACCACTCCGGGGGCAGAAGCGCCAAACTTTACTATGAAAGATACGAATGGTAATCCTGTCTCTCTGAAAGACCTGAGAGGTAAGACCGTGTTGCTGGAGTTCTGGGCAAGCTGGTGCAGCCCATGCCGTGCTGAAAACCCAAATCTGAAAGCGCAATATGCGATGTATAAAGAGAAAGGTTTTGAGATCCTGGGTGTATCATTGGATAGTGATAAGAAGAAATGGGAAGAGGCGATCGCAAAGGATGGTATTCCATGGATCCATGTATCAGACCTGAAAGGCTGGGGTAACGAAGTGGGCATCCTGTATGGTGTAACTGGTGTACCGGCAGGTTTCCTGATCAGCCCTGAAGGCAAGATCATCGGTAATGACCTGAGAGGTGAATCACTCAACAAGAAACTGGCAGAACTGCTGAATAAATAA
- a CDS encoding type IX secretion system membrane protein PorP/SprF: protein MTSKFYKIILPIIFFLSFQSAHAQHDAQFSQYMFNGLYINPAYAGYKEQWNLNMFYRTQWAGLPGAPKTFSAAVDGVVNDGRVGLGLQAVNDQLGAEKNTALYGTYAYRVPLDADGNKRLAIGLSVGFIQQQLNLKALNPASQNDALLMNAKGTSMMPDARVGIFYNSERFYAGVSADNIISGSFQKSDKLRTYLPLKPNMFYTVGALFPLSENVSLKPSILVKEDFAGPTSADLNAFVLFHEKLWIGASYRTAVLNKDKIANSLSKSGAVAGMVDFFINEKLRIGYAYDQTTNGTGANSFSTHEVSINYTWANPKARMLSPRYF, encoded by the coding sequence ATGACTAGCAAGTTTTACAAGATCATTCTACCTATAATATTCTTCCTATCATTCCAGTCGGCACATGCGCAGCATGACGCGCAATTCAGCCAGTATATGTTTAACGGACTTTATATCAATCCGGCATATGCAGGTTATAAAGAACAGTGGAACCTCAATATGTTCTACCGTACGCAATGGGCAGGTCTTCCCGGTGCACCCAAAACATTTTCTGCTGCAGTTGACGGCGTCGTAAATGATGGCCGTGTGGGTTTAGGTCTGCAGGCAGTTAATGACCAGTTGGGCGCCGAGAAGAACACTGCCCTTTACGGTACGTATGCCTATCGTGTTCCATTGGATGCGGATGGCAACAAACGTCTGGCGATCGGTCTGAGTGTCGGGTTTATCCAGCAACAGCTGAATCTGAAAGCGCTTAATCCGGCGAGCCAGAATGACGCGCTGCTGATGAATGCAAAAGGTACGTCTATGATGCCGGATGCAAGGGTGGGTATCTTCTATAACAGTGAACGTTTTTATGCAGGTGTATCTGCGGATAATATCATCTCCGGATCTTTTCAGAAATCGGATAAACTGAGAACTTATCTGCCACTGAAACCAAACATGTTTTATACCGTTGGTGCGCTGTTCCCACTGTCAGAAAATGTATCCCTGAAACCTTCCATCCTGGTGAAGGAAGACTTCGCGGGTCCGACCAGTGCTGACCTGAACGCTTTCGTGCTGTTTCATGAAAAACTCTGGATTGGTGCTTCTTACCGTACTGCCGTACTTAACAAGGATAAGATCGCAAATTCCCTGAGTAAATCAGGCGCCGTAGCCGGTATGGTTGATTTCTTTATCAACGAGAAACTGCGTATCGGGTATGCATACGATCAGACGACAAACGGTACAGGGGCTAACAGCTTTTCTACGCATGAGGTATCAATCAATTATACCTGGGCTAATCCTAAAGCAAGGATGTTGTCACCGAGATATTTCTAA
- a CDS encoding tetratricopeptide repeat protein, whose product MKSDTPFLRKLDQHRKFLLGYRLAFETSSQRSSWRQIVMLWFSAASQGNKRAQFYLATCYDNGMGVQRDTAIAFKWYMKAALQGHMESQYNVGFFYREGDVVRQNDKKAVYWFKLASAQGDTEAQRDLGYCYFYGLGIEKDVTQAIFWYKKAAAKDDPKALYNLGLCYKHGDGVGQSQRWAKYYFERAARLGNNAASLQLREIMRTTSQYS is encoded by the coding sequence ATGAAAAGTGATACACCATTCCTCCGCAAACTGGACCAACACCGTAAATTCCTTTTAGGATATCGCCTGGCTTTTGAGACCAGTTCACAGCGCTCAAGCTGGCGCCAGATTGTAATGCTTTGGTTTTCTGCCGCTTCGCAGGGAAACAAAAGAGCGCAGTTTTATCTGGCTACCTGCTATGATAACGGAATGGGTGTACAACGGGACACGGCCATTGCCTTCAAATGGTATATGAAAGCTGCATTACAGGGCCACATGGAGTCACAATACAATGTAGGATTCTTTTATCGTGAAGGAGATGTTGTCAGACAAAACGATAAAAAAGCCGTTTACTGGTTCAAACTGGCTTCTGCACAGGGAGATACAGAAGCGCAACGCGATCTGGGCTACTGTTATTTCTACGGCCTTGGCATAGAGAAAGACGTCACACAGGCTATCTTCTGGTACAAGAAAGCAGCTGCCAAAGACGATCCTAAAGCGCTGTACAATCTCGGACTCTGCTACAAACACGGTGACGGCGTCGGCCAGTCTCAGCGTTGGGCAAAATATTATTTCGAAAGAGCAGCCCGCCTGGGCAATAATGCCGCTTCTCTTCAGTTACGCGAGATCATGCGTACCACCAGCCAATATTCTTAA
- a CDS encoding MBL fold metallo-hydrolase, protein MYITHIDTACILLEIGDFKILTEPTLDNAGALYYHGFGAFSRKTEDPALPLSALQDIDLVLLSHDQHKDNLDNNGRAFINSFPHVLSTTAAARRLKNVRGLQKWESYAIDTPKVPGLRITATPAQHRPAWIPEFISGMVTGFVIEYEGQPDGVIYLSGDTVYFNGIAEVGKRFKVGTGIFNLGAVQFRYLSGFGQYTMDSRGLIRAAKVLQPNKIIPVHHSGWTHFKEQTAALQKVLQGHQLTRERTIFLSRGERTLI, encoded by the coding sequence ATGTATATTACCCATATTGACACCGCCTGTATCCTGCTTGAAATAGGGGACTTCAAAATATTGACTGAACCTACGCTGGACAACGCCGGCGCATTATACTACCATGGTTTTGGCGCGTTCTCCCGTAAAACCGAAGATCCGGCCCTGCCCTTATCAGCCTTACAGGATATTGACCTGGTATTGCTCAGTCATGATCAGCATAAGGATAACCTGGATAATAATGGTCGCGCATTCATCAATAGCTTTCCCCATGTGCTTTCTACTACCGCTGCTGCCAGACGTTTAAAAAACGTAAGAGGGCTGCAAAAGTGGGAGAGTTATGCGATAGATACGCCGAAAGTTCCTGGCCTGCGGATCACGGCTACACCTGCCCAGCATCGGCCGGCATGGATACCGGAGTTTATATCCGGTATGGTGACGGGATTTGTGATTGAATATGAGGGGCAGCCCGATGGCGTGATCTATTTGTCCGGCGATACGGTATATTTCAATGGCATTGCGGAAGTCGGCAAACGGTTTAAAGTAGGTACCGGTATCTTTAACCTGGGGGCGGTACAGTTCAGGTATCTTTCCGGCTTCGGGCAATATACCATGGATAGCAGGGGATTGATCCGGGCCGCAAAAGTATTACAACCCAATAAGATTATCCCGGTACATCATAGTGGCTGGACGCATTTCAAGGAGCAGACAGCGGCGTTGCAAAAGGTACTGCAAGGCCATCAACTGACCCGGGAGCGTACAATATTTTTGTCACGGGGAGAACGAACGTTGATTTGA
- a CDS encoding sensor histidine kinase, which translates to MSSNISADIESVKSIPIVPTMLEVICRTTGMGFAAIARVTQDRWIACSVRDEIAFGLEPGGELQIETTICNEIRDSRNAVIIDHVAGDEAFSNHHTPKMYGFQSYISVPIILKNGEFFGTLCAIDPRPAQLKNPRVIGMFNLFSELISFHLHSIDQMERNDVAIRELNRQLSETQDENRQYRHISNHNLQEPLRKIRLFSNMLVDAVEQAHVEKSKELALKVNAGAQRISMMIKDLSDFSELNYVDASFEKIDLNKVVADVCAQLEQSLFVKGGRVIADSLPYMQAISMQMEQLFYHLISNALKFARTDAPAEIRILVSEPDIHQVRSLLPAAGNKKYVRIRVQDNGMGIEKQQLEKIFDIFARISFESTYEGFGLGLAYCRKIIRNHGGFITAESTPGVGTAFTMILPLERTVPNS; encoded by the coding sequence ATGAGTAGTAATATTTCAGCAGATATCGAGAGCGTAAAAAGTATCCCTATTGTGCCTACCATGCTGGAAGTGATCTGCCGTACCACAGGAATGGGGTTTGCGGCCATTGCCAGGGTAACACAGGACAGGTGGATAGCGTGCAGTGTGCGGGATGAAATCGCCTTCGGGCTGGAGCCTGGGGGAGAATTGCAGATAGAGACGACTATCTGTAATGAGATACGCGACAGCAGGAATGCGGTGATTATTGATCATGTGGCGGGGGATGAAGCATTTTCTAATCATCATACCCCCAAAATGTATGGTTTTCAGAGTTATATATCTGTACCTATTATTTTGAAAAACGGTGAATTCTTCGGAACACTCTGTGCGATCGATCCGAGACCGGCACAGTTGAAGAATCCGCGGGTGATAGGGATGTTTAACCTTTTCTCGGAACTGATTTCCTTTCATTTGCATAGCATTGATCAGATGGAGCGCAACGATGTAGCCATCCGCGAGCTAAACAGGCAATTGTCTGAAACACAGGATGAGAACCGCCAGTACAGGCATATTTCAAATCACAATTTACAGGAGCCACTGAGAAAGATCCGCCTGTTCAGTAATATGCTGGTAGATGCGGTGGAGCAGGCGCATGTGGAGAAATCAAAGGAACTGGCCCTGAAAGTCAATGCCGGAGCACAGCGGATCTCCATGATGATCAAAGACCTGTCGGACTTTTCAGAACTGAATTATGTAGACGCTTCTTTTGAAAAGATCGATCTGAATAAGGTGGTGGCGGATGTTTGTGCGCAACTGGAGCAGTCTTTGTTTGTGAAAGGTGGTCGTGTCATCGCAGATTCCCTGCCATATATGCAGGCGATCTCCATGCAGATGGAGCAACTGTTTTACCACCTGATCAGTAATGCACTTAAGTTTGCCCGTACAGACGCTCCTGCAGAGATCCGTATTTTGGTAAGTGAACCGGATATTCATCAGGTCAGGTCATTGCTGCCTGCTGCCGGGAATAAAAAGTATGTCCGTATCCGCGTGCAGGACAATGGGATGGGCATAGAAAAACAGCAGCTTGAAAAGATATTTGACATTTTTGCAAGGATCTCTTTTGAGTCCACCTATGAAGGGTTTGGATTAGGGCTGGCCTATTGCAGAAAGATCATTCGTAATCATGGAGGATTTATCACGGCGGAATCTACGCCAGGTGTGGGAACAGCATTTACGATGATACTGCCGCTTGAGCGGACAGTACCTAACAGTTAA